In Montipora capricornis isolate CH-2021 chromosome 4, ASM3666992v2, whole genome shotgun sequence, a single genomic region encodes these proteins:
- the LOC138045585 gene encoding melanocortin receptor 5-like has translation MKPDFTETGNCTTIQEFCCLASVKEPLPTVILALNILLSITALMGNVLIFVALRKVSSLHPPSKLLFGCLASTDFCVGLISHPLFVTFIFAREHSKLCYYSTILSNTIGSIFCGVSVLTITAISVDRLLALMLRLRYRQVVTLRRVWILVVCFWLFSSSFSITMYYKRRIAETITSIIMLLCLVTSMFCCIKIYLTLHRHKAQAKSNKSQGQPHEARIPLNIARYRKTVSSALWVQMTLLACYLPFAVVTGLRGVLGLHSANFHRAHVVTITLLLLNSTLNPFLYCWKIKEVRGAVKDSINKLNCFPG, from the coding sequence ATGAAGCCGGATTTCACTGAAACTGGAAACTGCACGACAATTCAAGAATTCTGTTGCTTGGCGAGCGTAAAGGAACCACTTCCAACAGTTATTTTAGCATTGAATATTCTCCTTTCCATCACCGCTTTAATGGGGAATGTTCTGATCTTTGTCGCTCTTCGAAAAGTCTCTTCCCTTCATCCGCCATCAAAACTTTTGTTTGGTTGCCTCGCAAGTACAGATTTCTGCGTGGGTCTAATTTCACATCCTCTTTTTGTAACCTTTATTTTCGCTCGAGAACATTCCAAGCTGTGCTACTATTCTACCATACTCTCAAATACGATAGGCTCCATTTTTTGTGGGGTGTCTGTGTTAACAATAACGGCAATAAGTGTAGACAGACTTCTCGCCCTTATGTTGAGGCTAAGATACAGGCAAGTGGTAACTTTGAGACGTGTATGGATCCTCGTGGTCTGTTTTTGGCTTTTTAGCTCTAGCTTTTCAATAACAATGTACTACAAGCGTCGCATAGCTGAGACGATTACCTCCATAATAATGCTATTATGTCTAGTAACCTCCATGTTTTGCTGCATAAAGATTTATCTTACCCTCCACCGGCACAAAGCTCAAGCAAAGTCTAATAAGTCCCAAGGACAACCACATGAAGCACGAATTCCACTGAATATAGCACGATACAGAAAGACCGTGTCTAGTGCTTTGTGGGTACAAATGACTTTACTTGCTTGTTATCTACCGTTTGCTGTTGTTACAGGCTTGCGTGGTGTGCTTGGGTTACACTCGGCAAATTTTCACCGAGCCCATGTTGTAACGATTACTCTTCTTTTGTTGAACTCCACGTTGAATCCATTCCTGTACTGTTGGAAAATAAAAGAAGTGAGGGGAGCAGTGAAGGACTCCATCAACAAGTTGAACTGTTTTCCGGGTTAG